In Silene latifolia isolate original U9 population chromosome X, ASM4854445v1, whole genome shotgun sequence, the following proteins share a genomic window:
- the LOC141619996 gene encoding uncharacterized protein LOC141619996 gives MELNLAPFDVDGTFKANHLHHIEHACIATAFSLHALFAILLDKFRPTKHESNIDIGHFLVTMAFTQELLLFHFHTTDHVGLEGQYHWLLQQIVLVCLIFTLLSLWLPKSFMVCYVRSLSVIFQGLWLIVMGYMLWTPEFAPKGCGLRKDNYGRDVIKCSDEESLHRAKALVNILFSWFFIGMMGFGVSFYWSVSKIFEVNNNELMEVGVEEGDCCTSGEDNQGFLQGKRVLPFDLEK, from the coding sequence ATGGAACTCAATCTAGCTCCATTTGATGTCGATGGAACCTTCAAAGCTAACCACCTACACCACATCGAGCACGCTTGTATAGCCACGGCATTCTCCCTACATGCTCTCTTTGCCATCTTACTCGACAAATTCAGGCCTACTAAACACGAATCAAATATCGACATTGGACATTTCCTCGTGACCATGGCATTCACCCAAGAGCTTCTCCTCTTTCACTTCCACACCACCGACCATGTCGGCCTAGAAGGACAATACCATTGGCTCCTACAACAGATTGTATTAGTGTGCCTTATATTTACACTCTTAAGCTTATGGTTGCCTAAGAGTTTCATGGTTTGTTACGTTAGGTCGCTTAGTGTGATTTTCCAAGGTTTATGGCTTATTGTTATGGGTTATATGTTGTGGACGCCCGAATTTGCTCCAAAAGGTTGTGGCCTACGCAAGGATAATTATGGTCGAGATGTGATCAAATGCAGTGATGAAGAATCTTTGCATCGCGCTAAGGCATTGGTTAACATCTTGTTTAGTTGGTTTTTTATAGGGATGATGGGTTTTGGGGTGAGTTTTTATTGGAGTGTAAGTAAGATTTTTGAGGTAAATAATAATGAACTAATGGAAGTTGGTGTGGAGGAAGGAGATTGTTGTACTAGTGGTGAAGACAACCAAGGGTTTTTACAAGGGAAACGGGTTTTACCCTTTGATTTGGAAAAGTAG
- the LOC141623929 gene encoding V-type proton ATPase catalytic subunit A, with product MPSIYGERLTTFEDSEKESEYGYIRKVSGPVVVADGMAGAAMYELVRVGHDNLIGEIIRLEGDSATIQVYEETAGLMVNDPVLRTHKPLSVELGPGILGNIFDGIQRPLKTIARLSGDVYIPRGVAVPALDKDILWEFQPKKLGEGDLLTGGDLYAIVDENTLMKHHVALPPDAMGKITYIAPPGQYSLKDTVLELEFQGVVKKFTMLQSWPVRTPRPVASKLAADTPLLTGQRVLDALFPSVLGGTCAIPGAFGCGKTVISQALSKYSNSDAVVYVGCGERGNEMAEVLMDFPQLTMTLPDGREESVMKRTTLVANTSNMPVAAREASIYTGITIAEYFRDMGYNVSMMADSTSRWAEALREISGRLAEMPADSGYPAYLAARLASFYERAGKVKCLGGPERNGSVTIVGAVSPPGGDFSDPVTSATLSIVQVFWGLDKKLAQRKHFPSVNWLISYSKYTSALETFYEKFDPDFISIRTKAREVLQREDDLNEIVQLVGKDALAETDKITLDTAKLLREDYLAQNAFTPYDKFCPFYKSVWMMRNIIHFYNLANQAVERGAGSDGQRVTYSLIKLKLGDLFYRLVSQKFEDPAEGEDVLVAKFQKLHDDLIAAFRNLEDEAR from the exons ATGCCTTCCATTTACGGAGAACGTTTGACCACTTTCGAGGATTCCGAGAAGGAGAGCGAATACGGTTACATTCGTAAA GTCTCCGGACCCGTCGTCGTTGCTGATGGAATGGCTGGGGCTGCTATGTATGAATTGGTTCGTGTCGGTCACGATAATCTTATTGGTGAGATTATCCGTTTAGAAGGAGATTCCGCCACCATTCAAG TTTATGAAGAAACCGCCGGCTTGATGGTCAATGATCCTGTTCTACGTACTCACAAG CCGTTGTCAGTTGAACTTGGACCTGGAATTCTCGGTAATATATTTGATGGGATTCAG AGGCCACTAAAAACCATTGCTAGACTATCTGGTGATGTCTACATACCTCGTGGTGTTGCTGTGCCTGCACTCGACAAAGACATACTTTGGGAATTTCAGCCTAAGAAATTAG GCGAAGGCGATCTTTTAACTGGTGGAGACTTGTATGCT ATTGTTGATGAGAACACTCTAATGAAGCATCACGTGGCCCTGCCCCCTGATGCTATGGGAAAGATTACCTACATTGCTCCTCCGGGACAGTACTCTCTCAAG GATACTGTACTTGAACTCGAGTTTCAAGGTGTTGTGAAGAAGTTTACCATGCTCCAG AGTTGGCCTGTTCGTACACCAAGGCCTGTTGCATCAAAACTTGCTGCTGACACACCTTTGCTGACTGGACAG CGTGTTCTTGATGCCCTTTTCCCCTCAGTTCTTGGAGGAACTTGTGCTATTCCTGGGGCTTTTGGCTGTGGAAAAACTGTTATTAGTCAAGCACTTTCTAAG TATTCAAACTCTGATGCTGTGGTTTATGTTGGCTGCGGGGAGAGAGGAAATGAAATGGCTGAG GTGCTCATGGATTTCCCTCAACTTACCATGACATTGCCTGATGGACGTGAAGAATCTGTGATGAAGCGGACTACACTTGTTGCTAACACTTCAAACATGCCTGTGGCTGCACGTGAGGCATCCATTTACACAG GTATTACAATTGCTGAATATTTCAGAGATATGGGGTACAATGTCAGTATGATGGCAGATTCAACTTCTCGGTGGGCAGAAGCATTGCGTGAAATTTCAGGACGTCTG GCGGAAATGCCTGCTGATAGTGGATATCCTGCTTACTTGGCTGCTCGTTTAGCGTCCTTCTATGAACGTGCTGGTAAAGTTAAATGTCTTGGTGGTCCAGAACGCAACGGTAGTGTAACAATTGTTGGTGCTGTCTCACCTCCCGGTGGAGATTTTTCTGATCCTGTTACATCTGCAACACTGAGTATTGTCCAG GTTTTTTGGGGGTTAGATAAGAAACTAGCCCAGAGAAAACATTTTCCTTCCGTGAACTGGCTTATTTCCTACTCAAAGTACACATCG GCCCTGGAAACATTTTATGAGAAATTCGATCCTGATTTCATCAGTATCAGGACAAAGGCACGTGAGGTTCTTCAGAGGGAAGATGATCTTAATGAAATCGTTCAG CTTGTGGGAAAAGATGCTTTGGCCGAGACTGATAAGATCACTTTGGATACTGCAAAGCTTTTGAGGGAAGACTACCTGGCACAAAATGCCTTTACACC ATATGACAAGTTTTGCCCATTCTACAAGTCGGTATGGATGATGCGTAACATAATCCATTTCTACAATTTGGCCAATCAG GCAGTGGAGCGTGGTGCTGGTTCAGATGGTCAAAGAGTAACTTACAGCTTGATCAAACTGAAGCTGGGAGATCTCTTTTACCGCTTAGT GTCTCAGAAATTCGAGGATCCAGCAGAAGGAGAGGACGTCCTTGTTGCCAAATTCCAAAAGTTGCATGATGACTTGATTGCTGCTTTCCGCAACCTTGAGGACGAAGCTCGTTGA